The segment AAGTTGAAACTTTTCTATAACCCAGCTGCTACTGAACTCACTCCTAACGAGGACTATGGGGTTGCTTTCAACGGTGAGCTTCTCATACAACATataataaacttttattttaaatttgtccCAATGAGCTGACGCAGTGAAGGGAACCGTTTTGGTATAAATTTGTTTAGCAACTTAATTATAATACTACTCATCAGTAGTCATGGAGTTAATTAGTCCACTAATTTTACATCAAACTATGACTTGTGAGTAACTTCTTGCCAAATTAAACTAGTCTGACGCTACATAGACCAATCTTATGTaatgacaaaaaaatgaaattgaaTCATTCAATTGAATACCAATGGTGCAGGAGGTTTTAACCAACCAATCATGTGTGGTGGGGAACCACGAGCAATGCTTAAAAAAGATCGAGGCAAAGCCGATTCTCCCATATACACTATGCAGATTTGCATTCCTAAGCACGGTCCGTTTTCTGTACAATCAAATCAATatcattatttataatttatgtgACAAAATAGTTATAAGTAGTGCagtttgatatttatatattcctATGAATGATTTCAGCTGTGAATTTGATATTCTCGTTCACCAATGGTGTCGACTGGGACGGTCCATACAGGCTTCAGTTCCAAGTCCCTAAGAAATGGCAAAACAAACCTATTGAGTTCTTCAATGAGGTATATATCACAGTTTGTTTTATTCAACTCCATAgttttattcaaaaagttttacCAATGTTATTTATCAATCGGTCACAAAGGGTCTAGCGAATGAGTTGAGTCAAGATGGAGCCTGCGAGAGAGCAATATTTCCCGACTCCAACATTGTTGCGACACGGTGCACAATGATTGCCAACTTGACGGTCGAAGGAGTACGTATCTCAccaactatataaaaatataaattgtttgtTAGACTATATGTTTCTAACATAtttaagttattaatttatgaatGACTTTCAGGGGGATAGATGCAATCTAGATCTCGTTCCTGGGTGTATGGATACAAATTCAGAACATTTCAACCCGTTGGCTAATGTTGATGATGGTTCTTGCCCTCTCGAGTTTTCCGATTCTGATGAATAGAACTGATATATATTCATGCAAATATA is part of the Raphanus sativus cultivar WK10039 chromosome 5, ASM80110v3, whole genome shotgun sequence genome and harbors:
- the LOC130512715 gene encoding protein POST-ILLUMINATION CHLOROPHYLL FLUORESCENCE INCREASE, chloroplastic-like, with product MAAVANTAAIFASPSQPISSKRSLLYSSTISPLQRRFPTRKLDLQVKAAATTLAPLEEIKEYKLPSWAMFEMGRSPVYWKTMNGLPPTAGEKLKLFYNPAATELTPNEDYGVAFNGGFNQPIMCGGEPRAMLKKDRGKADSPIYTMQICIPKHAVNLIFSFTNGVDWDGPYRLQFQVPKKWQNKPIEFFNEGLANELSQDGACERAIFPDSNIVATRCTMIANLTVEGGDRCNLDLVPGCMDTNSEHFNPLANVDDGSCPLEFSDSDE